TTTGGGGACTATTAAAAACCCTTTTGGGGACTATTAAAAACCCTTTTGGGGACTATTAAAAACCCTTTTGGGGACTATTAAAAACCCTTTTGGGGACTATTAAAAACCCTTGACATTTTTTTGTGTTTTTTATATAATAACCCTTATAAAAGTGAATAAGGGATTAAAATGAATAATTTAGTTATATATCATAATGATTTTAATCAATTGAAAATTCCTATCTCAACTGAATTAGAGCAAAATTTGCTGATGGGAATTTTGGTCAAAATTAAAAATTCGCAAAATGAAATAATCGAAATTTATCCAAATGAATTGCGAAATTTTTTTGAAAAAAATCTTACAGACAAAGAGATAGCTACAATAGCATCTCTATTAAGACAAAATTTTTTTAAAACTGATTTTACATTTTTAATTAAAGATGAAAAACGGAACTTGTATGGAAAAGAAACAATCAATTTATTTAATAGCTATAAAATTTTTTTTCACGACCAAAGCTTTACGCAATTTTCACATTTAGAACTAAAAATAAATGAAACATTTAAATATTTAGTCGATGAGCTAACAAAGGATTTTACAGAATTTGAACTTTTAGAATTCATTGGTATTAATGGAAAATATGCGAAAACACTCTATAGACTTTTAAAACAATTCAAAAATACAGGCAATTTATCAATTTTTAAATACGGCTGGCAGAACTTTTGCGATATTATGCAAATCCCGAACAATTATACACAATCTAAAATTGATGAAAAAATTCTAAAACCAGCAATCAAAGAGTTATCAGCCGAACCAAACCTATTCACAAATGAGAAACAAACTATTTTCAAAAATCTGACTTATAAAAAAATCAAAGATCCAAAAGGTCGTGGGCGTGGCGGCAAAGTTATCGGAATTGAGTTTTATTTCACTCCAGAACCAAAGCGAAACGAGTTAAAAGAGATGATACAAAACCTAGCTAGAACAGAAAAAGAGATGGAAAAAAACAGCGGTAGAGAGACTAAATTTCATATTCTTACAGGCGAAGAAGTAACGGAATTAACTCCGTATATATCACAACATTTTTCTATAAAAAATCAAGAATATGGCGGATATGATACTTGTAAAATCAAAGATTTAAAATATATTGATAGAGATAATAAAAAGATGATTTGGGGCTTGATGATTAATCAAGAAAACCACAAAGAATTCGAAATGTTTTTTGATAGCATAGCTCATATGAAAAACGCTTTGAAGCTAGATTAATCAATCATTCATTTTCAAAAAAAATTATCGAACTTTCGAGAGCTTGAAACACCTAGAAAATTTTCTATCCTAGAAATTTACTACCTAGAAGCCACAAAAGCACACAGCGAAGCAAGTGCGATTTTTGTGGCGACCGATAGCGTGAATTTGCGAGACGTGGGCTTTTTTCGTTTGCGAAAAAAGACTGGGAGTATCGCAAATTTTAGCGGTGCGGACAAATGCGAAGCGTCCGCAATCCAAGGTGGCGTCTTTTCAAGGGGGCAGGGTGAATTGAAAAGTAAGCCCCTTATATTCCGCCCCTAATCCCCCTAAAATTTAAAATCCCCCCACCTAAGACACACAAAGCGAAGCGAAGTGTGGTGGGG
This sequence is a window from Campylobacter porcelli. Protein-coding genes within it:
- a CDS encoding replication initiation protein; amino-acid sequence: MNNLVIYHNDFNQLKIPISTELEQNLLMGILVKIKNSQNEIIEIYPNELRNFFEKNLTDKEIATIASLLRQNFFKTDFTFLIKDEKRNLYGKETINLFNSYKIFFHDQSFTQFSHLELKINETFKYLVDELTKDFTEFELLEFIGINGKYAKTLYRLLKQFKNTGNLSIFKYGWQNFCDIMQIPNNYTQSKIDEKILKPAIKELSAEPNLFTNEKQTIFKNLTYKKIKDPKGRGRGGKVIGIEFYFTPEPKRNELKEMIQNLARTEKEMEKNSGRETKFHILTGEEVTELTPYISQHFSIKNQEYGGYDTCKIKDLKYIDRDNKKMIWGLMINQENHKEFEMFFDSIAHMKNALKLD